Proteins encoded by one window of Enterococcus faecalis:
- a CDS encoding YidC/Oxa1 family membrane protein insertase, translated as MKKYKRLLLMAGLVTLVFVLSACGTAPVSESSTGIWDRYIVYYFAQAIKFLSLGGSVGIGIILFTLVIRIILLPLMHFQTKSMRKTQELQPQLKALQQKYSSKDPETQRLFREEQQRLYAENNVNPYIGCLPLLVQLPIMMALYQAISRVPELKEGTFLWLSLDKPDPYLILPILAAVFTFASTYLSSMSQLETNASLKIMNYVMPAMIFFMGISLASSLSLYWVVSNAFQTGQTLLLNNPFKIRKEREEAARQAKARERALERAKSPKKKGKKK; from the coding sequence GTGAAGAAGTATAAGCGCTTATTATTAATGGCTGGGTTAGTGACCTTAGTCTTTGTTTTATCCGCCTGCGGAACCGCGCCCGTAAGTGAAAGTAGTACAGGAATTTGGGATCGATACATTGTTTATTATTTTGCCCAAGCGATTAAGTTCCTATCATTAGGCGGCAGTGTCGGAATTGGGATTATCCTATTTACGTTAGTCATCCGGATTATTTTATTGCCGTTGATGCATTTCCAAACGAAGAGTATGCGTAAAACACAAGAGTTGCAACCGCAATTAAAGGCCTTGCAACAAAAATATTCTTCAAAAGATCCTGAAACACAACGCTTATTCCGAGAAGAACAGCAACGTTTGTATGCAGAGAATAATGTGAATCCTTACATTGGCTGTTTACCATTGTTGGTTCAACTACCAATCATGATGGCTTTGTATCAAGCCATTTCACGCGTGCCTGAGTTAAAAGAAGGAACGTTCTTGTGGTTAAGCCTCGATAAGCCGGATCCGTATTTAATTTTACCGATTTTAGCGGCTGTCTTTACGTTTGCTAGTACGTATCTTTCAAGTATGAGCCAACTAGAAACAAATGCCTCACTGAAAATTATGAATTACGTTATGCCAGCGATGATCTTCTTTATGGGGATTTCATTAGCCAGCAGTTTATCTCTTTACTGGGTGGTCTCAAATGCCTTCCAAACAGGGCAAACATTGTTATTAAACAATCCATTCAAAATCCGTAAAGAGCGGGAGGAAGCAGCACGTCAAGCCAAAGCACGGGAGCGAGCGCTTGAACGAGCAAAAAGTCCTAAGAAAAAAGGGAAGAAAAAATAA
- the rnpA gene encoding ribonuclease P protein component, with protein sequence MKKSYRVKKEKEFQQVFNKKQSCANRRFVVYVLEKPQQAHFRVGISVGKKIGNAVTRNAVKRKIRASLFQLKDRISPEIDFIVIARPGLEKLSSEEVKANLTHVLNLAKILDVREGIE encoded by the coding sequence ATGAAAAAGTCCTACCGTGTCAAGAAAGAAAAAGAATTTCAACAGGTGTTTAATAAAAAACAATCTTGTGCAAATCGTCGTTTCGTGGTGTACGTTTTAGAGAAACCACAACAAGCCCATTTTCGAGTGGGGATTTCTGTTGGGAAGAAAATTGGAAACGCGGTCACAAGGAATGCTGTGAAGCGGAAAATCCGCGCGAGTTTATTTCAATTAAAAGACCGTATCTCTCCAGAAATTGATTTTATCGTGATTGCACGTCCAGGATTGGAAAAGTTATCGTCTGAAGAAGTGAAAGCTAATTTAACACATGTGTTAAATTTAGCTAAAATATTAGATGTAAGAGAGGGAATTGAGTAG
- the jag gene encoding RNA-binding cell elongation regulator Jag/EloR → MPIYEGNTIEEATQKGLQALGLTKEDVTIDVLDEGKKGFLGLGKKLAQISMEPTISEQVTEAVEETVEDIVVADEATAVEEAVEELTEAIPSLSEESTHSLENLEDEAAITELAMYLTNISNELNAPAMVRIARENGNIIFHLETEKQGILIGKHGKVLNALQYLAQVFIHRIASNKLSIVVNVGNYREKRHEILERLAKRTAEKAKRTGRPVFLEPMPAFERKQIHHTLSKDEQIKTHSEGDEPYRYLVVEPVKKYF, encoded by the coding sequence ATGCCGATTTATGAAGGAAATACAATCGAAGAAGCAACGCAGAAAGGCTTACAAGCACTTGGTTTAACCAAAGAGGATGTTACAATTGATGTGTTAGACGAAGGAAAAAAAGGATTTTTAGGTCTAGGAAAAAAACTTGCCCAAATTTCAATGGAACCAACGATTAGTGAGCAAGTCACAGAAGCGGTCGAAGAAACAGTGGAAGATATTGTTGTTGCCGATGAAGCAACAGCAGTGGAAGAAGCAGTTGAGGAATTAACCGAAGCAATTCCTAGTCTCTCAGAGGAATCAACACATTCTTTAGAAAATCTGGAAGATGAAGCTGCTATTACTGAATTAGCGATGTATTTAACGAATATTTCAAATGAACTGAACGCCCCTGCCATGGTTCGCATAGCGCGCGAGAATGGCAATATTATCTTCCATTTAGAAACAGAAAAACAAGGTATCTTAATTGGAAAACACGGAAAAGTGTTAAATGCGTTACAGTATTTAGCGCAAGTCTTTATTCACCGCATTGCAAGCAATAAGCTATCGATTGTTGTGAATGTCGGAAATTATCGTGAAAAACGTCATGAAATTTTGGAACGTTTAGCGAAACGCACCGCGGAAAAAGCCAAACGCACTGGGCGGCCAGTCTTCTTGGAACCAATGCCGGCTTTTGAAAGAAAACAAATTCATCACACGCTAAGTAAAGATGAGCAAATCAAAACCCATTCTGAAGGGGATGAACCTTATCGGTATTTAGTGGTTGAACCAGTTAAGAAGTATTTTTAA